In Arachis stenosperma cultivar V10309 chromosome 1, arast.V10309.gnm1.PFL2, whole genome shotgun sequence, one DNA window encodes the following:
- the LOC130984162 gene encoding uncharacterized protein LOC130984162, whose amino-acid sequence MVTELQQANQRMTEENQRMQDQIAKLVNARLEHNNHHHNRDENHERQSMPTHISETPQQEEEEAQPDAEDEERDNSAGPYTADIMNFQLPRQFTLPTTLTPYDGLGDPKQHIKKFRSIMIVNGASDPILCRCFPSFLDGPALDWFCSLPADSISRFQELARQFEDHFAASAIYLHDSDYLTTIKQGPQESLKDYITRFTKVAMRIPDLHPEIHLHAIKSGLCLGKFQETIAVTKPKTLAEFREKAKGQIDVEELRQARKTEKSAIIKDDDKPRDSKKPFKPVPRYDSYTKFNAKRDDIIKEILNSKLIKPPRKAGAYPESKTVDKSKYCTFHKKYGHTTDECVIVKDLLERLARQGHLDKFIAGHMQKNVTSASDPSAATPSPKEKDKAPA is encoded by the coding sequence ATGGTGACCGAGCTTCAACAAGCAAATCAACGAATGACGGAGGAAAATCAAAGAATGCAAGATCAAATTGCAAAATTGGTTAATGCTCGGTTAGAGCACAACAATCATCATCATAACCGAGACGAAAATCATGAGCGTCAATCAATGCCAACCCATATTTCTGAAACACCTCAgcaggaggaggaagaggctcAACCAGACGCGGAGGACGAGGAGCGCGACAACTCCGCTGGCCCATATACGGCCGACATAATGAATTTTCAACTCCCCAGACAGTTCACCCTGCCGACGACTTTAACCCCATATGATGGCTTAGGAGACCCGAAGcaacatattaaaaaattcCGATCTATTATGATCGTTAACGGTGCATCCGACCCTATTCTATGTCGTTGTTTTCCATCATTTTTAGACGGTCCTGCACTTGACTGGTTTTGCTCTTTGCCTGCAGATTCAATATCGCGTTTCCAGGAATTGGCCAGACAATTCGAGGATCACTTTGCAGCATCAGCAATATACCTGCATGATTCAGACTATCTGACGACCATCAAACAAGGGCCACAAGAAAGCCTGAAAGATTATATTACTCGCTTTACAAAGGTCGCCATGAGAATCCCCGATCTTCATCCTGAAATCCATCTCCACGCCATTAAAAGCGGTCTTTGTCTCGGCAAGTTCCAAGAGACAATTGCTGTAACTAAACCAAAAACCCTAGCAGAATTTCGCGAAAAAGCCAAGGGACAGATAGATGTTGAAGAACTTCGCCAAGCCCGAAAGACAGAAAAATCAGCTATCATCAAGGATGATGATAAACCTCGGGATAGCAAGAAACCCTTTAAACCTGTCCCCCGCTACGACTCGTACACCAAGTTCAACGCAAAAAGGGATGACATCATCAAAGAAATACTTAATTCCAAATTAATCAAGCCTCCTCGTAAGGCTGGAGCTTACCCAGAGTCCAAAACTGTCGATAAATCTAAATATTGCACTTTTCATAAGAAGTACGGGCATACAACCGATGAATGTGTGATTGTTAAAGATCTCCTCGAGCGCCTCGCAAGACAGGGCCATCTTGATAAGTTTATTGCAGGGCATATGCAAAAGAACGTAACCTCGGCCTCCGACCCATCAGCAGCAACCCCATcaccaaaagaaaaagataaagcaCCAGCCTAA